One window of Desulfarculus baarsii DSM 2075 genomic DNA carries:
- a CDS encoding ABC transporter ATP-binding protein, whose translation MTAKGIRIQGLKKRYGSGDTAVDALKTVDMHVAPGEVVGLIGPSGSGKTTLLKCLGAVIEPTAGKMILGDDVIYDDGWKVKDLRALRRDRIGFVFQAPYLIPFLDVTDNVALLPMLAGMPNAEARKRAIGLFKALDVEHRAKAMPSQLSGGEQQRVAIARGLVNRPPVILADEPTAPLDSERALAVIRILNDMAKKFETAIIVVTHDEKIIPTFKRIYHIRDGVTYEEEGEGRGFE comes from the coding sequence ATGACTGCTAAAGGTATTCGTATCCAGGGGTTAAAAAAACGTTATGGAAGTGGCGATACCGCCGTTGATGCCCTAAAGACCGTCGACATGCACGTTGCGCCGGGCGAGGTCGTTGGACTGATAGGTCCTTCTGGATCTGGCAAAACCACGCTCCTTAAATGTTTGGGAGCGGTGATCGAGCCGACCGCCGGAAAAATGATACTCGGAGATGACGTCATTTATGATGACGGCTGGAAGGTCAAAGATCTTCGTGCCTTGCGGCGGGACCGGATAGGCTTTGTATTCCAAGCACCTTATCTGATTCCTTTCCTCGATGTCACCGACAACGTAGCCCTTCTGCCCATGCTGGCGGGAATGCCAAATGCCGAGGCGCGTAAACGGGCAATAGGATTGTTTAAAGCGCTTGATGTGGAGCATCGCGCCAAGGCCATGCCATCTCAACTCTCTGGTGGAGAACAGCAACGAGTGGCTATTGCACGTGGCTTGGTGAATCGTCCCCCGGTAATACTGGCCGATGAACCGACCGCTCCGCTTGATAGTGAGCGCGCCCTGGCCGTAATCCGGATCTTGAACGATATGGCCAAAAAATTCGAGACCGCCATTATTGTCGTCACCCACGATGAAAAAATCATTCCCACCTTCAAACGCATATATCACATCCGTGACGGGGTAACCTATGAAGAAGAAGGCGAAGGACGTGGTTTCGAATGA
- a CDS encoding cytochrome c, producing MTKDVWLKRVALVVLMTILTAISSATWAEENDSAVKALSLRIIMQELSNNMQIVTDAISREDWEQVAGTAPQIANHPQPPIAEKMRILGFAGSNVSNFKSFDKQTHQAAKELEKIAMRKDGKGVIAQFATLQKSCLACHQSFRKTFKEHFYGK from the coding sequence ATGACAAAAGACGTCTGGCTTAAACGAGTCGCATTGGTTGTGCTCATGACTATTTTAACCGCAATCAGTTCTGCAACGTGGGCCGAAGAGAACGATAGTGCAGTCAAAGCGCTCTCGCTGAGAATTATCATGCAGGAATTGAGCAATAACATGCAGATAGTGACTGATGCCATTTCCAGAGAGGACTGGGAACAGGTGGCGGGAACTGCGCCGCAGATTGCCAATCATCCACAGCCGCCGATAGCAGAGAAGATGCGCATTTTAGGTTTTGCAGGTTCCAATGTGAGCAACTTCAAAAGTTTTGACAAGCAGACACATCAAGCCGCAAAGGAATTAGAAAAAATCGCCATGAGAAAAGACGGTAAAGGGGTGATAGCACAGTTCGCAACACTCCAAAAAAGTTGTCTCGCTTGTCACCAGAGTTTTAGAAAAACCTTCAAGGAGCATTTTTATGGGAAATAA
- a CDS encoding efflux transporter outer membrane subunit, whose translation MGNNNMVVHYALIGMCLLTLTGCAVGPDFQRPAPPDVIGYTPTPLATSLNSSPTTLGDPQNIIKAERLTKHWWRAMGADKLDMLISEALERNPTLMAAEATLRQAQELYAARAGSTLYPQLEGNLGGQRQRFNPGTLGQTGEAREFSLYNAGVGVRYTFDLAGGNRRALEALAARSDYQQFQLEGARLTLVANIVTTAITQASLKRQTEIIENILKSQENQLELTRERIRLGHGEPDDALALQTQLEQTRAKLPPLRYQLQQNEHFLAVLVGKAPGESLLPSFTLEDFTLPPELPLLIPSELVRARPDILGAEALLHASNAEYGVAISKLYPQLNLSADLGSQALTTGALFGGGSAVWSLVGQLTQPLFNPGLPAEKRAALAAFDAAAANYQSVVLEALRNVADVLRALENDSKRLEALSAADSASGKSLESTQRRYKLGTVSYYDLLIAQQQRLQTELDLTEGQAKRLVNTAAFYQAMGGGLNGITGSAGDVPEAQSAERIASR comes from the coding sequence ATGGGAAATAATAATATGGTTGTTCATTATGCTCTGATAGGAATGTGTCTTCTGACGTTGACAGGATGTGCTGTTGGGCCTGACTTCCAGCGCCCGGCACCCCCTGATGTGATTGGTTATACTCCCACCCCGCTGGCTACAAGTTTGAATTCCTCCCCCACCACGCTGGGTGATCCACAAAACATTATTAAGGCAGAACGACTAACAAAACATTGGTGGCGAGCGATGGGTGCCGACAAACTAGACATGCTCATCAGCGAGGCCCTGGAACGTAATCCAACCCTGATGGCGGCAGAGGCTACTTTGCGTCAGGCTCAGGAACTTTACGCGGCGAGGGCTGGTTCGACGCTTTATCCACAATTAGAGGGCAACTTGGGTGGCCAGCGCCAACGCTTCAATCCTGGAACATTAGGACAAACCGGAGAAGCACGGGAATTCAGTCTCTACAACGCTGGCGTGGGTGTTCGCTATACATTTGATCTGGCCGGGGGCAATCGTAGGGCGTTGGAAGCTCTGGCTGCCCGGAGCGATTATCAGCAGTTTCAATTGGAAGGTGCTCGTTTGACATTGGTGGCAAATATCGTCACAACGGCCATCACTCAGGCAAGCCTGAAAAGGCAGACTGAAATTATCGAAAACATCTTGAAGTCGCAGGAAAACCAACTCGAACTAACCCGGGAACGCATTCGTCTTGGTCATGGAGAACCGGACGATGCGTTAGCCCTGCAGACACAGTTGGAGCAAACGCGCGCCAAACTGCCGCCGTTACGTTATCAACTTCAACAAAACGAACATTTTTTGGCCGTTCTTGTGGGTAAAGCTCCAGGAGAGAGTTTGTTGCCGTCGTTTACCTTGGAGGATTTCACCTTGCCGCCGGAGTTGCCATTGTTAATCCCCTCTGAACTGGTGCGTGCAAGGCCGGATATTCTCGGTGCTGAAGCGTTGCTGCATGCCTCTAATGCAGAATACGGGGTCGCAATATCGAAACTATATCCCCAACTCAACCTTAGTGCCGATCTTGGATCGCAGGCACTGACGACCGGTGCGTTGTTCGGCGGTGGTTCTGCTGTTTGGAGTCTGGTGGGGCAACTGACACAACCCCTGTTCAATCCAGGCTTGCCCGCTGAAAAGAGAGCAGCTCTCGCCGCTTTCGATGCGGCTGCGGCAAACTACCAGTCCGTTGTTCTGGAAGCTCTTCGCAACGTAGCTGATGTACTGAGGGCATTGGAGAATGATTCAAAAAGGCTGGAGGCTCTTTCTGCCGCTGATTCCGCTTCAGGGAAGTCCCTAGAGTCGACACAGCGCCGGTATAAGCTTGGAACTGTAAGCTATTACGATCTGCTTATCGCACAGCAGCAACGGCTTCAAACCGAACTCGATCTGACAGAAGGCCAGGCAAAACGCCTGGTCAACACTGCCGCGTTTTACCAGGCGATGGGCGGCGGATTAAATGGCATTACCGGAAGCGCTGGCGATGTGCCGGAGGCTCAAAGCGCGGAGCGGATCGCCTCGCGATAG
- a CDS encoding phage virion morphogenesis protein, whose protein sequence is MGVRRTGDWDKARAKLTTGMGPRLATALRQATIRNALFLVREIQRGIRSQAPGGQAFVKLAESTIERKGSSKALIDTGFLVNAITQKIMADKAFVGLLRGTVNKDGEDMVNIGAVMEYGATIKHPNGATIVIPARPFLHPVMEKYREQILQNYREAIRSAL, encoded by the coding sequence ATGGGCGTTAGGCGGACCGGTGACTGGGACAAGGCCCGCGCCAAGCTGACCACCGGCATGGGGCCGCGCCTGGCCACGGCCCTGCGTCAGGCCACGATCCGCAACGCCCTTTTTCTGGTGCGCGAGATCCAGCGGGGGATTCGCTCCCAGGCCCCGGGCGGACAGGCCTTCGTGAAGCTCGCCGAGAGCACCATCGAGCGCAAAGGTTCCAGCAAGGCGCTCATCGACACCGGCTTTCTCGTCAACGCCATCACCCAGAAGATCATGGCCGACAAGGCGTTCGTCGGCCTGCTGCGTGGCACCGTCAACAAGGACGGGGAAGACATGGTGAACATCGGTGCCGTCATGGAGTACGGAGCCACCATCAAACATCCGAATGGCGCGACCATCGTCATCCCCGCCAGACCATTTCTGCATCCGGTGATGGAGAAGTACCGCGAGCAAATCCTCCAGAACTATCGCGAGGCGATCCGCTCCGCGCTTTGA
- a CDS encoding HK97-fold major capsid protein, whose product MKTNQLKIHSQEYMETMARLMSEALESPEGMRALAAAIAAPIEQEIKRKEISSLLLTKHTLPKGERPVYQKKPTVKAHWISKDGDAQEQEVGKDEVEFPTNRIHSNPMVDVSVLKNGNIGTLMDIQTSAADAIRKEMDRRTISVLSSAIPATNTIEVTGDLLTEEALNEAISIIEDLELSVKYIVMRGRRFNDMRGWNLDPQTKLELRQKGVIKNYGTGGILLTASMPLDEIIIVPDEEVGKMPVRENLKTESIDQKTRFKTGWLVWSEIGQGITRPDIMAKVKLVP is encoded by the coding sequence ATGAAAACCAATCAGTTGAAGATCCACTCCCAGGAGTACATGGAAACCATGGCGCGGCTCATGAGCGAGGCTCTCGAGTCGCCCGAAGGCATGCGGGCGCTTGCCGCCGCCATTGCCGCGCCCATCGAACAGGAGATCAAGCGCAAGGAGATCTCCTCGCTGCTGCTCACCAAGCACACGCTGCCAAAGGGCGAACGTCCGGTTTACCAGAAGAAACCGACCGTCAAGGCCCACTGGATCAGCAAGGACGGCGATGCCCAGGAGCAGGAGGTGGGCAAGGACGAAGTCGAGTTCCCCACCAACCGCATCCACTCCAATCCGATGGTGGACGTGTCCGTCCTCAAGAACGGCAACATCGGCACGCTGATGGACATCCAGACCAGCGCCGCCGACGCCATCCGCAAGGAGATGGACCGCCGCACCATCTCGGTGCTCTCCTCGGCCATCCCGGCGACCAACACCATCGAGGTCACCGGCGACCTGCTCACCGAAGAGGCGCTGAACGAAGCCATCTCGATCATCGAGGACCTGGAGCTGTCGGTGAAGTACATCGTCATGCGCGGCCGCCGGTTCAACGACATGCGCGGCTGGAACCTCGATCCCCAGACCAAGCTCGAGCTGCGCCAGAAGGGCGTCATCAAGAACTACGGAACCGGCGGCATTCTGCTGACCGCCTCCATGCCGCTGGACGAGATCATCATCGTCCCGGATGAAGAGGTCGGAAAGATGCCGGTGCGCGAAAACCTGAAGACGGAGTCCATCGATCAGAAGACCCGCTTCAAGACCGGCTGGCTGGTGTGGTCCGAGATCGGTCAGGGCATTACTCGCCCCGACATCATGGCCAAGGTCAAACTGGTTCCGTAA
- a CDS encoding DNA adenine methylase, which produces MELFATDLERLAFLLEADAALTLDPDALGTEAAEQSAPEELPPEKRPKYITNYIGSKQKLVDWIWKHTPEGVGTVLDAFSGSAVVAYMYKTKGLQVIANDRLRYCHHAAKAIIENNSVRLSEDEIEALLADNAKAGSFVQDNFKGIFFAKGVHALIDTIRANCDKLSGFKKDIALFSLGKTCMSGKGGFGHFSSSTDYGRRQDTPDEFKDRLRKNLQRINALVFDNDKENKAHRQDINDLLPKAKADLAYFDPPYATEFSTTNYERAYHFVEGLMTYWEGLEIKADTKVKYYETDHKTVTKANASEFFQTFLGNAKHIPHWLISYRDHAYPNEQEMKRIIGSFGKQSRMKSKDHHYAITSKHGEASNAKERLFVCAPGAKASAEREEKPVPMAAAANFHTSIPVDIRLGDGERLATEAMDVGSAGDPQFSFVLCRTGTNKNGDHFTAEELSGRHMTAVNKKVDLQHSQEFNDIVGGIVAADYLEDDNGGRVECVGELYVHDTPAARLAYKLMKRGIISQVSMECDYQEGECSVCHKRFQNKADYCTHLRKFKGRDFNGQPVFEILQGVTFTGLGLLDRKGADENARILQVASLQSQPDQSQPEGDSTMEDKTKPTDDPAAKTESEAAKKKPAQQEGDPARVTDLEKENRQLKAQVAELQKRVQELEAEQKATACRSRAKKLLTRLEKQGLSFASEEDREAELKRLAKLSDEAFAATEAAYERLPKSAKADKEEKPADSDQGGKPAAKASTETPLRSDAGVRPHDVDDRKVSLEDRLRDGFMAAYRNRVGEDSPEHSEINA; this is translated from the coding sequence ATGGAACTGTTCGCCACAGACCTGGAAAGGCTGGCGTTTCTACTGGAGGCCGATGCGGCGCTGACTCTCGATCCCGATGCGCTTGGGACCGAGGCCGCCGAACAGTCCGCTCCTGAAGAGCTCCCTCCCGAGAAACGCCCCAAGTACATCACCAACTACATCGGCAGTAAGCAGAAGCTCGTCGACTGGATCTGGAAGCATACCCCGGAAGGCGTTGGCACCGTGCTCGACGCCTTTTCGGGGTCTGCGGTCGTGGCCTACATGTACAAGACCAAGGGCCTCCAGGTCATCGCCAACGACCGGCTCCGCTACTGCCACCACGCCGCCAAGGCGATCATCGAGAACAACTCGGTTCGCCTGAGCGAGGACGAGATCGAAGCGCTTCTGGCCGACAACGCCAAGGCGGGCAGCTTCGTCCAGGACAACTTCAAGGGCATCTTCTTCGCAAAGGGCGTCCATGCGCTGATCGACACCATCCGCGCCAACTGCGACAAGCTCTCCGGCTTCAAGAAAGACATCGCCCTGTTCAGCCTCGGCAAGACCTGCATGAGCGGCAAGGGCGGCTTCGGCCACTTCTCGTCGTCCACCGATTATGGCCGCCGCCAGGACACCCCCGACGAGTTCAAGGATCGTCTGCGCAAGAACCTGCAGCGCATCAACGCCCTGGTCTTCGACAACGACAAGGAGAACAAGGCCCACCGGCAGGACATCAACGACCTGCTGCCGAAAGCCAAGGCGGATCTGGCCTACTTCGATCCGCCCTACGCCACCGAGTTTTCGACTACCAACTACGAGCGGGCCTACCACTTCGTGGAAGGGCTCATGACCTATTGGGAAGGGCTCGAAATCAAGGCCGACACCAAGGTCAAGTATTACGAGACCGACCACAAGACCGTCACCAAGGCCAACGCCAGCGAGTTCTTCCAGACCTTTCTCGGCAATGCCAAGCACATTCCGCACTGGCTGATTTCCTACCGCGATCACGCCTATCCCAACGAGCAGGAGATGAAGCGGATCATCGGCTCCTTCGGCAAACAGAGCCGGATGAAGTCCAAGGATCACCACTACGCCATCACCTCCAAGCACGGCGAGGCTTCCAACGCCAAAGAACGTCTGTTCGTCTGCGCTCCCGGGGCCAAGGCCAGCGCCGAACGGGAGGAGAAACCCGTTCCGATGGCCGCCGCCGCGAACTTCCACACCAGCATCCCCGTGGACATCCGGCTGGGCGATGGTGAACGCCTCGCGACCGAGGCCATGGATGTCGGTTCGGCGGGCGACCCCCAGTTCAGCTTCGTTCTCTGCCGAACCGGGACCAACAAGAACGGCGACCACTTCACCGCCGAGGAGTTGTCCGGTCGGCACATGACGGCCGTGAACAAGAAGGTCGATCTGCAGCATTCGCAGGAGTTCAACGACATCGTGGGTGGCATCGTCGCCGCCGACTACCTGGAGGACGACAACGGCGGCCGCGTGGAATGCGTCGGCGAGCTGTATGTCCACGACACCCCGGCCGCCCGGCTGGCCTACAAGCTGATGAAGCGCGGGATCATCTCCCAGGTCTCCATGGAGTGCGACTACCAGGAAGGCGAATGCTCGGTCTGCCACAAGCGCTTCCAGAACAAGGCCGACTACTGCACCCACCTGCGCAAATTCAAGGGCCGTGATTTCAACGGCCAACCCGTTTTCGAGATTCTGCAGGGCGTCACTTTCACCGGACTGGGACTGCTCGACCGCAAGGGCGCGGACGAGAACGCCAGGATTCTGCAGGTGGCGTCCCTTCAGAGCCAGCCCGACCAATCCCAACCCGAAGGAGATTCCACGATGGAAGACAAAACCAAACCCACCGATGACCCGGCCGCCAAGACTGAATCTGAAGCGGCCAAGAAGAAACCGGCCCAGCAGGAAGGCGATCCTGCCCGCGTTACCGACCTGGAAAAGGAAAACCGGCAGCTCAAGGCCCAGGTCGCCGAGCTGCAGAAACGCGTCCAGGAACTGGAAGCCGAACAAAAGGCGACTGCCTGCCGCTCCCGGGCCAAGAAGCTGCTCACCCGTCTGGAGAAGCAGGGGCTCTCCTTCGCTTCCGAGGAGGACCGGGAAGCCGAACTGAAACGCCTGGCCAAACTGTCCGACGAAGCCTTCGCCGCCACCGAGGCTGCTTACGAACGTCTGCCCAAGTCGGCAAAAGCGGACAAGGAAGAGAAACCCGCCGACAGCGACCAGGGCGGCAAGCCCGCCGCCAAGGCATCGACGGAAACCCCACTGCGCAGCGACGCCGGTGTCCGGCCCCACGATGTGGACGACCGCAAGGTGTCGCTCGAGGACCGCCTGCGCGACGGGTTCATGGCCGCTTACCGCAACCGTGTCGGCGAGGACTCTCCCGAACACTCGGAAATCAACGCATAA